The following are encoded in a window of Vibrio sp. SCSIO 43136 genomic DNA:
- a CDS encoding diguanylate cyclase, which yields MITSLLFGVTLKSEQQVVDDKQHKISKATAEKAQHFLDISSRVLSSYAGLFYSQQAITREEFSEFSQILLAKNSTIEAIQWAPVIKAENRSELEQELQQSGFAHQGFVAVDKGALSVTPAEEQSFHVPILFSEPVKLHGSVIGLDLNQRSGSIEAMDYASRYGEIATSALFTPIQAKDHSEYIALYYPIYHGKALQEINSQVSFPPANLRGFVVALINPNDIINRVLPLPDATISLVDVANTPEHALAASELPQGVYRFDLHLGNRQFALHLNLPEPKVAAWTPTLVLVAFGLLTLVVVSAIAISFRQTAMVTRANSKLEIQKQELHQLAMTDALTGLPNRLLLKHKATQAMERSTFGYAVGLIDLDNFKFINDIYGHQTGDLFLRQIARALDKELNKIGFVARLGGDEFVFVIEQIGCEAQLEEVLRPLMERLRGVCREVCPEQSESCVTASIGVVMSQHPSGFEGMLQKADEAMYQAKNLGKNGYVIRDISAEKENPTSREVG from the coding sequence ATGATCACGTCACTACTATTTGGTGTCACTCTAAAATCAGAACAACAAGTTGTTGATGATAAGCAGCATAAAATATCCAAAGCGACTGCTGAGAAAGCGCAGCACTTCCTAGATATATCAAGTCGAGTGCTCTCTTCTTACGCTGGACTGTTTTACTCACAACAAGCCATTACTCGCGAGGAGTTTTCTGAGTTTTCTCAAATACTTCTCGCAAAAAACTCCACCATCGAAGCTATTCAATGGGCTCCTGTGATCAAGGCTGAAAACCGTTCTGAACTTGAGCAAGAACTACAACAATCAGGCTTTGCACATCAAGGTTTTGTCGCTGTGGATAAGGGTGCTTTAAGTGTCACGCCTGCCGAAGAACAATCATTCCATGTACCGATTTTATTCTCCGAACCGGTGAAATTACACGGTTCGGTGATTGGTCTTGACCTCAATCAGCGTAGTGGGTCTATCGAGGCGATGGACTACGCATCACGCTATGGCGAGATTGCAACGTCTGCTTTGTTTACCCCTATCCAAGCCAAAGACCATAGTGAATATATAGCACTCTATTACCCGATTTATCATGGTAAAGCGCTGCAAGAAATCAATAGCCAAGTAAGCTTTCCCCCAGCCAATCTGCGCGGTTTTGTTGTGGCCCTCATCAATCCAAATGACATTATTAACCGAGTACTCCCACTACCCGACGCCACGATTTCTTTAGTTGATGTGGCCAATACCCCCGAACATGCATTGGCTGCTAGCGAGTTACCACAAGGGGTATATCGCTTTGACCTACACCTAGGAAATCGTCAGTTTGCACTGCATCTGAATCTGCCAGAACCCAAAGTCGCAGCCTGGACCCCTACCTTAGTGCTGGTCGCTTTTGGTTTGTTGACGTTAGTAGTTGTATCAGCCATTGCAATCAGTTTCCGCCAGACGGCAATGGTGACAAGAGCCAACTCTAAACTTGAAATACAAAAACAAGAGCTTCACCAATTGGCGATGACGGACGCCCTCACTGGCCTACCAAATCGATTACTGCTCAAACACAAAGCGACACAAGCGATGGAACGCTCAACGTTTGGGTATGCGGTTGGTTTAATCGACTTAGATAACTTCAAGTTCATTAACGATATATATGGCCACCAAACAGGCGATCTGTTTCTACGACAAATCGCTCGGGCCCTTGACAAGGAACTCAACAAAATTGGCTTTGTTGCTCGACTTGGTGGTGATGAGTTTGTTTTTGTCATTGAGCAAATTGGTTGCGAAGCGCAGTTGGAAGAAGTGTTAAGACCGCTAATGGAGCGTCTGCGTGGTGTATGCCGAGAAGTATGCCCAGAGCAAAGTGAAAGCTGCGTAACGGCAAGTATCGGAGTGGTAATGTCTCAACACCCAAGTGGCTTTGAGGGTATGTTGCAAAAGGCGGATGAGGCAATGTATCAAGCCAAAAACCTAGGCAAGAATGGTTACGTTATCCGTGACATAAGCGCAGAAAAAGAAAACCCCACTTCACGAGAAGTGGGGTAA
- a CDS encoding YjiH family protein, with protein MDTPTKTALPPSSKGTFLTFLIPSLIGLFLFMAPVSYDGNITIPVAILAKFLTGALEGSLVAIVTTVIAFMSVATIYNKVAKPAFIANSPFLDTLFNPSPLWFAVRIIGGIAVLLTFFQVGPEAIWEENTGGLVLEGLLPTLFAVFIFAGLLLPLLLNFGLLELMGTLLSKVMRPLFNLPGRSAIDCMASWLGDGSVGILLTSKQYENNFYTQREAAVVGTTFSAVSITFSLVIIAQVELEHLFLPFYGAICLAGLVAAVIIPRLPPLSRKKDVYFDGTPADKKASDIPEGHTHFSWGMKLAVKRASEVKSAKSVATEGLKNAVDMVFGVLPVVMALGTIALVIAEYTPVFAILGKPFVPFLELLQIPEAVKASETIVVGFADMFIPAILAASIDSELTRFVIAAMSVTQLIYMSEVGALLLGSKIPVNIFELFAIFILRTLITLPVIAGVAHLIF; from the coding sequence ATGGATACACCAACAAAAACTGCTTTGCCGCCTAGCTCAAAAGGCACATTTTTAACCTTTTTGATCCCATCGCTTATTGGTTTGTTCCTTTTCATGGCACCAGTTAGCTATGACGGTAACATCACCATTCCGGTTGCGATTTTAGCCAAATTCCTTACGGGTGCGTTAGAAGGCAGCTTGGTTGCGATTGTAACCACTGTGATTGCATTTATGTCTGTGGCAACTATCTATAACAAAGTAGCTAAACCTGCATTTATCGCAAACAGCCCGTTTTTAGATACCTTATTTAACCCAAGTCCCCTTTGGTTTGCCGTTCGAATCATTGGGGGTATTGCGGTGCTTCTTACTTTCTTCCAAGTTGGCCCAGAAGCTATTTGGGAGGAGAATACAGGGGGACTCGTACTTGAGGGACTGCTACCAACGTTATTTGCTGTATTTATTTTCGCAGGCCTTCTTTTACCTCTTTTGCTTAACTTTGGCCTACTTGAACTTATGGGTACTTTGTTGAGTAAAGTGATGCGTCCACTATTCAACCTACCAGGTCGTAGTGCGATCGACTGTATGGCGTCTTGGCTTGGCGATGGCAGTGTTGGTATCTTGTTGACCAGTAAGCAGTATGAAAACAACTTTTATACCCAGCGCGAGGCAGCAGTAGTAGGCACAACGTTTTCTGCAGTATCCATCACATTCAGCTTGGTCATCATCGCCCAAGTAGAACTTGAGCATCTATTCCTGCCTTTTTATGGCGCTATTTGCCTTGCAGGTTTGGTCGCTGCGGTCATTATCCCTCGCCTACCACCTCTAAGCCGCAAGAAAGATGTTTACTTTGATGGTACACCTGCTGACAAAAAAGCCAGTGATATTCCAGAAGGACATACTCACTTCTCATGGGGGATGAAGTTGGCTGTAAAACGAGCTTCTGAAGTGAAGTCGGCTAAATCAGTCGCAACAGAAGGATTGAAGAACGCCGTTGATATGGTATTTGGTGTTCTACCTGTAGTCATGGCGTTAGGCACAATCGCACTAGTTATCGCGGAGTACACACCTGTTTTTGCAATCCTAGGTAAGCCTTTCGTACCATTCTTGGAGCTATTGCAAATTCCTGAAGCGGTGAAAGCGTCGGAAACAATTGTTGTCGGTTTTGCAGATATGTTCATACCAGCAATTCTGGCAGCTTCAATCGACAGTGAACTGACACGTTTTGTCATTGCAGCAATGTCGGTAACTCAGCTTATTTACATGTCTGAAGTCGGCGCACTGCTACTCGGCAGTAAGATCCCAGTGAACATCTTTGAGTTATTTGCGATTTTCATCTTGCGTACCTTAATCACACTGCCTGTTATTGCTGGTGTTGCACACCTGATTTTCTAA
- the glpD gene encoding glycerol-3-phosphate dehydrogenase gives MEHQFEHDLVVIGGGINGVAIAADAAGRGLNVALFEMSDLASATSSASSKLIHGGLRYLEHYEFRLVSEALAEREVLLKNAPHLVSPLRFRLPHRPHLRPAWMIRTGLFMYDHLGKRVSLAGSHNVRFTSQDPLKPEMKKGFEYSDCYVDDARLVVTNAVSAKQNGAKIHTQTKCIDAKPRNNGWVVTLQKPDGQTFTVTTKVLVNAAGPWVASLYQNQIHQASPNQIRLVKGSHIVVPKIHDQPQAYILQNEDQRIVFVIPYQKDFSLVGTTDVDYKGDPAKVEIDNDEIEYLCEVVNQHFTNPITPQDVVTTWSGVRPLLADESDSAQEVTRDYTMEREQIDGAEIVSIFGGKITTYRKLGQAAVNKIADLFPQMGLDWTADTPLPGGDIESREALQAKLKSRYVWMEDELIERWVNYYGSRTHQLLEGVNDENDLGEHFGHGLYQSEVDFLIDNEWVVFSEDLLWRRGKLGLRFSQDQIARLDQYLASRMDTVSKHGIDEKIA, from the coding sequence GTGGAACATCAATTTGAACATGATCTAGTGGTTATTGGTGGTGGCATTAATGGTGTAGCTATTGCGGCAGATGCAGCAGGACGCGGCTTGAATGTGGCCCTATTTGAAATGTCCGATCTCGCCTCTGCAACTTCCTCAGCAAGCAGCAAACTCATTCATGGTGGTTTACGTTATTTAGAACATTACGAGTTTCGATTAGTGAGTGAAGCATTGGCAGAGCGTGAAGTGCTATTAAAAAATGCGCCGCACTTAGTTTCACCACTACGCTTTCGACTGCCACATCGCCCTCACCTACGCCCAGCATGGATGATTCGTACTGGTCTTTTCATGTATGACCATCTCGGTAAACGAGTATCGCTGGCGGGCAGTCATAATGTTCGCTTTACTAGTCAAGACCCGCTCAAACCCGAAATGAAGAAGGGTTTCGAATACTCAGACTGTTATGTTGATGACGCCCGCTTAGTCGTTACCAATGCCGTTTCAGCGAAGCAGAATGGTGCAAAGATTCACACTCAGACCAAGTGCATCGATGCCAAGCCTCGCAACAATGGTTGGGTAGTGACATTACAAAAGCCAGATGGTCAAACCTTTACGGTAACAACAAAAGTTCTGGTCAATGCCGCAGGTCCTTGGGTTGCTAGCTTGTATCAAAACCAGATCCATCAAGCTTCGCCGAATCAGATCCGATTGGTCAAAGGAAGCCATATTGTTGTGCCAAAGATCCATGACCAACCTCAGGCCTATATCCTGCAAAATGAAGATCAACGCATTGTTTTCGTTATTCCCTATCAAAAAGATTTCTCTCTGGTAGGAACCACAGACGTGGATTACAAAGGCGATCCGGCCAAAGTGGAGATTGATAATGATGAGATTGAGTATTTATGTGAAGTTGTCAATCAGCACTTCACGAACCCAATCACCCCACAAGATGTCGTGACGACTTGGTCGGGTGTACGTCCTTTGCTGGCCGACGAATCAGATAGCGCGCAAGAAGTGACGCGTGACTACACCATGGAACGCGAGCAAATCGATGGTGCAGAAATTGTTTCCATTTTCGGTGGAAAAATCACCACCTATCGTAAATTAGGTCAAGCTGCGGTGAACAAGATCGCAGATCTCTTCCCACAAATGGGCTTAGATTGGACTGCAGACACGCCACTTCCAGGCGGCGATATCGAATCAAGAGAAGCACTTCAAGCCAAATTGAAGTCTAGATATGTTTGGATGGAAGATGAGCTCATTGAGCGCTGGGTAAACTACTACGGTTCTCGTACCCATCAGCTACTCGAGGGTGTTAACGATGAAAATGATTTGGGCGAACACTTTGGCCATGGTCTTTATCAATCCGAAGTAGACTTCCTAATCGATAACGAGTGGGTCGTGTTCAGTGAGGATCTTCTTTGGCGCCGGGGCAAGCTAGGGCTTAGATTCAGCCAAGATCAAATCGCACGGTTAGACCAATATCTCGCCAGCCGCATGGATACAGTGTCTAAACATGGTATAGATGAAAAAATTGCTTAA
- a CDS encoding ATP-binding protein: protein MDTHKTESQFNAREEQGMEVERKRSIAVRLFFYTLVCGFLMALGIASIQLVWELKAEKEELKHSIERIDTTVTSSIANSLWNLDEEQMSIQVNGIKNLPSVEYVAVYSYHNGDLSLSVDTGASAETNELKKSVDLTHSNEKIGVLVIEASYTSLYDKLVKKAWVILQTQLLINLVVTFCVLFIVYQVMTRHINRISHFFQINSDSSEEELTKKLKLHRKTQHDEIDILVESINKLHENVSTQLEKRRKMNGQLAYERDFTKVIIQSSPSLICSLTEDFIIQLANREVEDLLGVPEAELLDKNWFDYFVDEDIDRQSRFELLENIPEFELVLNMTDCRGEERYVQWRLIRNRELSRVICFGVDVTELTNTENALITLNQQLEQKVTDRTLSLEQANLELSTTLSELENTQASLIEAEKMASLGGLVGGVAHEINTPLGISVTATSFIEEKLRVLQEGFDSGKLSKTQFSAALGSLKESTDILTSNLSRAEQLVSSFKQVAVDQTSQEIYSFNVRDNLDKVLLSLSHELKVAQVKYEIECPDDIVIDSYPSGYIQVYTNLITNSIKHGFEDWDGDRIVSFKISNDDTHLHIEYRDSGKGIDQKLVNKIFEPFITTKRGKGGSGLGANIIYNLVTQLLQGKIECHSELGQGAVFNISVPLVLATDKEMANI, encoded by the coding sequence ATGGATACGCACAAAACCGAATCTCAATTTAACGCTCGCGAAGAGCAAGGAATGGAAGTTGAACGAAAGCGTAGTATTGCGGTTCGTTTGTTCTTCTATACGCTGGTATGCGGCTTTTTAATGGCACTGGGTATCGCCAGTATACAACTCGTTTGGGAACTTAAAGCTGAGAAGGAAGAGCTTAAGCACTCCATCGAACGAATCGATACTACGGTGACGTCCTCTATTGCAAATAGTCTTTGGAACTTGGATGAAGAGCAGATGAGCATCCAAGTTAACGGGATCAAAAACCTGCCTAGTGTGGAGTACGTTGCCGTTTACTCTTATCACAACGGCGATTTAAGCTTATCAGTGGATACTGGCGCTAGCGCTGAGACCAACGAGCTCAAGAAAAGTGTTGATCTCACGCACAGCAACGAAAAAATCGGGGTGCTGGTGATCGAAGCCTCATATACGTCGCTCTACGATAAGTTGGTGAAAAAGGCTTGGGTGATTTTGCAAACGCAATTGCTAATAAACCTAGTCGTAACGTTCTGTGTGCTTTTTATCGTTTACCAAGTGATGACGCGTCACATCAACCGTATTTCTCATTTCTTCCAAATCAATAGCGACTCGAGTGAAGAAGAGTTAACGAAAAAACTCAAGCTGCATCGTAAAACCCAACACGATGAAATAGACATTTTGGTCGAGTCGATTAACAAGTTGCACGAAAACGTCTCCACGCAGTTGGAAAAACGTAGAAAAATGAACGGGCAGTTGGCGTATGAACGCGATTTTACTAAAGTCATTATCCAGTCATCGCCATCGCTAATTTGTTCTTTGACCGAAGACTTTATTATTCAATTGGCCAACCGAGAAGTTGAAGATCTACTCGGTGTTCCTGAGGCAGAGCTATTAGATAAAAATTGGTTCGATTACTTTGTCGATGAAGATATCGACCGCCAGAGTCGTTTCGAGTTGCTTGAAAATATCCCTGAGTTCGAGTTGGTACTTAATATGACCGATTGCCGAGGTGAAGAGCGGTACGTGCAATGGCGATTGATTCGAAACAGAGAGTTGAGCAGGGTAATTTGCTTCGGTGTAGACGTGACTGAGTTGACCAATACTGAAAATGCATTGATTACGCTCAACCAGCAATTAGAGCAAAAAGTGACGGATAGAACCCTTTCACTAGAGCAAGCTAACCTTGAATTGTCGACTACGCTATCAGAATTAGAAAACACCCAAGCATCTTTGATTGAGGCAGAAAAAATGGCTTCTTTGGGTGGACTCGTGGGCGGTGTTGCCCATGAAATCAATACTCCACTTGGTATTAGCGTTACTGCAACAAGTTTCATAGAGGAGAAACTGCGCGTACTTCAAGAGGGATTTGATTCAGGTAAGTTGTCTAAAACTCAGTTTTCAGCAGCGCTTGGTTCACTTAAGGAGTCGACAGACATTCTTACTTCAAATTTGTCTCGGGCAGAGCAGCTTGTGTCGAGTTTTAAACAAGTTGCTGTGGACCAAACTAGCCAAGAGATATATTCGTTTAACGTTCGAGATAACTTGGACAAAGTTTTGTTGTCACTTTCCCATGAGTTGAAAGTCGCTCAGGTTAAATACGAAATAGAGTGTCCAGACGATATCGTGATTGACAGTTACCCTAGTGGGTACATCCAGGTTTATACCAACCTGATCACTAACTCTATCAAACATGGTTTTGAAGACTGGGATGGAGACAGAATCGTATCTTTCAAGATCTCCAATGACGATACCCATTTGCATATCGAATATCGCGATAGTGGTAAAGGCATCGACCAAAAACTGGTTAACAAGATATTTGAGCCTTTCATTACCACCAAGCGGGGCAAAGGAGGCAGCGGGCTAGGAGCGAATATTATCTATAACCTGGTAACCCAATTGCTTCAAGGTAAGATTGAGTGTCACTCCGAACTTGGACAAGGAGCGGTATTTAACATCTCGGTGCCTTTGGTGTTAGCGACCGACAAAGAAATGGCAAACATTTGA
- a CDS encoding HD domain-containing phosphohydrolase produces the protein MGNDDQFLFSEAEDELVSEELEQWNILIVDDDKDIHRVTQFVLSDFNYLGKSLNFINAYSAEEAREIFRTHTDIAVVFLDVVMESNHAGLEFVDWLRMEFGNTTSRIILRTGQPGDAPESEVIKKYEINDYKNKTELTATKLNTTLCAALRSYRDIMVIENTKKGLNTIINSSASILVEADGTHWLDGILSQLSALLQLGEVHAFNFAAQEVQGKWQVVASSKGGEALIGKNLNEFISCSIEDVANSAERYIRAGEEEFLIPVKVNKSVGLLVVHCPEKRLNENIEILDLFIRNITIAYEKVILLNEVRDTQKEIAYRLGEVVETRSKESGSHVKRVAEISMFLGLKYGLSEEFAAKIRLASPLHDIGKIAIPDAVLNKPGKLDSDEWNVMMSHAEVGAEILRGSNLEILNIAANIAAYHHEKWDGSGYPTKISGEDIPIEARITAVADVFDALASKRCYKDPWPAEKIYDLIKSEHGKHFDPRLVDIFLENFDELQQIRNSYPD, from the coding sequence ATGGGAAATGACGACCAGTTTCTATTCTCTGAAGCAGAAGATGAGTTGGTGAGTGAAGAGTTGGAACAGTGGAATATCTTAATCGTTGATGACGACAAAGATATCCACCGTGTAACTCAATTCGTTTTAAGTGATTTCAATTATCTAGGTAAGTCTCTGAACTTTATTAATGCCTATTCAGCAGAAGAGGCGCGAGAAATATTCCGTACCCACACAGATATTGCAGTGGTATTTCTTGACGTTGTCATGGAATCCAACCATGCAGGGTTAGAATTTGTCGATTGGCTTAGAATGGAGTTTGGAAATACCACCAGCCGAATCATATTGCGTACCGGCCAACCTGGTGACGCACCAGAGTCTGAAGTGATCAAAAAATATGAGATCAATGACTATAAGAACAAGACCGAACTAACGGCAACAAAACTCAATACCACTCTTTGTGCGGCGCTGCGTTCTTATCGAGACATCATGGTAATTGAGAACACTAAAAAGGGACTCAACACCATCATTAACTCGTCTGCTTCTATATTGGTTGAAGCAGACGGCACACATTGGTTAGACGGTATCTTGTCACAACTTAGTGCGCTGCTTCAGTTAGGGGAGGTGCACGCATTCAATTTTGCAGCTCAAGAAGTTCAGGGGAAATGGCAGGTAGTTGCTTCGTCTAAAGGCGGTGAAGCGTTGATTGGAAAGAATCTCAATGAGTTTATTTCATGCTCCATCGAAGATGTCGCCAACAGCGCTGAAAGATATATCCGTGCTGGGGAAGAAGAGTTTTTGATCCCAGTTAAAGTCAATAAGAGCGTGGGTTTGCTTGTCGTTCATTGCCCGGAAAAACGTCTTAATGAAAACATTGAGATTTTGGATCTGTTTATCCGAAATATCACCATCGCCTACGAAAAAGTTATTCTGCTCAACGAGGTGCGAGATACACAAAAAGAGATCGCTTACCGTCTAGGTGAAGTGGTTGAAACACGCTCTAAGGAGTCAGGAAGCCACGTTAAACGTGTTGCAGAAATTTCCATGTTCCTTGGGTTAAAATACGGTCTCAGTGAAGAGTTTGCCGCCAAAATTCGGCTGGCATCACCACTGCATGATATCGGAAAAATAGCTATTCCAGATGCGGTTTTAAATAAGCCCGGTAAACTGGACTCGGACGAATGGAATGTGATGATGTCTCATGCTGAAGTAGGCGCAGAGATCCTAAGAGGTTCAAACTTAGAGATCTTAAACATTGCGGCGAATATCGCAGCCTACCATCATGAGAAATGGGACGGTTCGGGCTACCCGACTAAGATTTCGGGAGAAGACATTCCTATTGAAGCACGTATCACCGCTGTAGCCGATGTCTTCGACGCTCTCGCCTCAAAGCGGTGCTATAAAGACCCTTGGCCTGCTGAGAAGATCTATGATTTGATCAAATCGGAACATGGAAAGCACTTTGACCCAAGGTTGGTTGATATCTTCCTCGAAAATTTTGATGAGCTTCAACAAATTAGAAACTCTTATCCAGACTAA
- a CDS encoding metalloregulator ArsR/SmtB family transcription factor: MNLKIKPELDYVFMALNDETRRAIVHQLAKGECAVKDFDLPNPLSKSAVTKHLKILERAGLLRRNIVGREHICSLNREPIVAINQWLSIFEPSWDDSEEALTAYMDMQLQEN, encoded by the coding sequence ATGAATTTAAAAATAAAACCTGAACTCGACTATGTTTTTATGGCGCTGAATGATGAAACTCGGCGCGCTATTGTGCACCAATTAGCAAAGGGTGAGTGTGCGGTCAAAGATTTTGATTTGCCTAATCCACTGTCGAAGTCCGCAGTGACAAAACATCTAAAGATCCTTGAAAGGGCTGGGTTGTTACGGCGTAACATAGTGGGGCGTGAACATATATGCTCACTGAATCGAGAACCGATTGTCGCAATCAATCAATGGCTTTCTATTTTTGAACCTTCATGGGACGACAGTGAAGAAGCTTTAACTGCGTATATGGATATGCAGTTGCAAGAGAATTGA
- a CDS encoding nucleoside recognition domain-containing protein, whose amino-acid sequence MSHSTTTERKVSIGCYIALAFAVVFFSGLMQSEQWYGVFDFTTLNGAFGQVAYGVQETADGVEAMTTTLRGKGGHGARDGFLFALTLIPTVMFALGMINVLEHYGALDAARKLLTPLLRPLLTIPGSSGLALIASLQSADAGAAMTRQLKDEKQINDREASIFAMFQFSAGATIVNFFSSGAVLFTLAYADGSMAVTSSIGLAIGMIFIFKFVGANLFRLYLNITDRKPTKSETLSEENA is encoded by the coding sequence ATGTCACATTCGACGACTACCGAGCGCAAAGTCTCTATAGGCTGTTATATTGCGCTAGCCTTCGCAGTTGTATTCTTCTCAGGACTTATGCAGTCTGAGCAATGGTATGGCGTTTTTGATTTCACCACTCTAAACGGCGCATTTGGCCAAGTAGCCTATGGCGTTCAGGAGACTGCCGACGGCGTTGAAGCGATGACAACGACCTTAAGAGGTAAAGGCGGTCATGGTGCAAGAGACGGTTTCTTATTTGCGCTCACTTTGATACCTACTGTGATGTTTGCGTTAGGCATGATTAACGTCCTTGAACATTACGGCGCACTTGACGCAGCACGCAAGCTTCTTACCCCACTTCTCCGCCCTCTTCTTACTATTCCTGGCAGCTCTGGCCTTGCTCTAATTGCTTCCCTTCAAAGTGCCGATGCTGGTGCTGCGATGACTCGTCAGCTCAAAGATGAAAAGCAAATAAATGACCGTGAAGCTAGCATTTTTGCCATGTTTCAATTTAGCGCAGGCGCAACCATTGTTAACTTCTTTTCCTCTGGCGCAGTGCTATTCACTTTGGCATACGCCGATGGCTCAATGGCTGTGACCTCATCGATTGGACTTGCGATTGGCATGATCTTCATCTTCAAATTTGTTGGCGCAAACTTATTCCGCCTTTACCTCAATATCACTGACCGCAAGCCAACTAAGAGTGAAACTCTGTCTGAGGAGAATGCATAA
- a CDS encoding YjiG family protein, which yields MSTTKKPMITDIFVEGAKKGWTIATMSTVPNVLMAFVLIKALQITGALEMMGSVFAPVMAVFGLPGEAAAVLIGAWMSMGGGVGVVISLFDQGLLNGDHIAILAPAIYLMGSQVQYIGRVLGPVNIEGRHLPVMVIISIINAFGAMFAMNILM from the coding sequence ATGAGCACCACTAAAAAACCGATGATCACTGACATCTTTGTCGAGGGTGCGAAGAAAGGTTGGACCATCGCCACTATGTCGACCGTACCCAATGTATTAATGGCGTTTGTCCTCATTAAAGCGCTGCAAATTACTGGCGCACTAGAAATGATGGGCAGTGTGTTTGCGCCAGTGATGGCTGTTTTTGGTCTTCCTGGAGAAGCTGCTGCGGTATTGATTGGCGCTTGGATGTCTATGGGCGGCGGCGTTGGCGTTGTGATCAGCCTTTTTGACCAAGGGTTACTGAATGGCGATCATATTGCAATTCTTGCTCCAGCAATCTACCTAATGGGCTCTCAAGTTCAATACATCGGCCGAGTGTTAGGTCCAGTTAATATCGAAGGTCGCCATTTGCCAGTGATGGTAATTATTTCTATCATCAACGCCTTCGGTGCGATGTTTGCCATGAATATTTTAATGTAA
- a CDS encoding M20 family metallopeptidase, with product MNFCLESYLDELRPLVDVDCGTYTLEGIEHIANQFTHKYEAIDWQVKRIDCGRAGVGLEIRNKPDNQKIDVMLVGHMDTVFPLGTTAKRPMTVDSKKAYGPGVSDMKSGLLNIVYAMRNLDPNVLDKLSICVCMNPDEETGSIDSVEWLQTVAKQAKVVLVAEAARADGGLVKARKGMARYKFDFHGRAAHAGNEPENGRSAITEMANWILAINEMTNFETGTTLNVGIVSGGNGANIVPDYASAIVDVRFWDNQEFDQIATQLNTMTSSPFVEGVEIKLTREAYKPSMVPSEETKQLMGLVEDSANELDIDINWKEAGGGSDANNTAILGVPTLDGLGPIGAGFHSDAEYLLLESIEPRIRLLMSVITKLAK from the coding sequence ATGAATTTTTGCCTCGAAAGCTACTTGGATGAGCTTCGCCCACTCGTTGACGTCGATTGTGGTACCTACACCTTGGAGGGCATCGAACATATTGCCAACCAATTTACTCACAAGTATGAAGCAATCGATTGGCAGGTTAAACGCATAGACTGTGGCCGTGCTGGGGTTGGTCTTGAGATCCGCAATAAACCAGACAATCAAAAGATTGATGTCATGCTCGTTGGCCATATGGACACCGTGTTCCCACTAGGTACTACAGCCAAACGTCCTATGACAGTGGATAGTAAGAAAGCGTATGGCCCAGGTGTCTCTGATATGAAATCTGGCCTGCTGAATATCGTGTACGCCATGCGAAACTTGGATCCAAATGTGTTGGATAAACTCTCGATCTGCGTTTGCATGAACCCTGACGAGGAAACGGGCTCAATTGATTCGGTAGAATGGTTACAGACTGTTGCCAAACAAGCCAAAGTGGTATTAGTCGCAGAAGCGGCTCGTGCCGATGGCGGGCTAGTTAAAGCACGTAAAGGGATGGCACGTTACAAATTTGATTTCCATGGACGTGCCGCCCACGCAGGCAATGAGCCAGAAAATGGTCGCAGTGCCATCACAGAGATGGCTAATTGGATTCTTGCTATTAACGAGATGACCAACTTCGAAACAGGCACCACGCTCAATGTCGGTATTGTTTCAGGAGGAAATGGCGCTAATATCGTTCCCGATTACGCTAGCGCTATCGTCGATGTTCGTTTTTGGGATAACCAAGAGTTTGATCAAATCGCAACGCAGTTGAACACAATGACATCATCACCTTTTGTTGAAGGTGTAGAAATCAAGCTCACCCGCGAGGCCTATAAACCGTCAATGGTGCCAAGCGAGGAAACTAAACAGTTGATGGGCTTAGTTGAAGATTCAGCAAATGAGCTCGACATCGACATCAATTGGAAAGAAGCTGGCGGTGGTTCCGACGCCAATAACACCGCAATTCTTGGGGTACCGACTCTAGATGGTCTTGGTCCTATCGGTGCTGGCTTCCACAGTGATGCAGAGTATCTGCTGCTTGAGTCTATTGAGCCACGTATCCGTCTACTCATGTCTGTAATCACCAAACTAGCAAAATGA